CCGTGTCTTTCAAGTACGAATGGTGGGGATCCTGCGGCTATAAATGCGACCACTATCTTAGCGGCGTTAGCTGCTTTTTCAGGGTCTTCATCTACTGAAGTACAAGTGTATGCGGCGACGTCAATTTCATCCATACTTCTGCCTGCAGCTTCTGCCCCTTCTTTTATGTTTGGAACGGCGGCTTCAAAGTCTTTTGGGTTTGAAGCATTAATTAGCACACCATCCGCCACTTCACCGGCGGTTTTGAGCATCATTGGGCCCTGGGCGCCCATATATACTGGGATTTTTTCCTGCACGGGCTTGTAGTCTAACTTTGCCCCTGTGTCAAGCGCTTCCCCTGCTGTTAGGGTTCTTACTATGGATATTGCCTCTTTTATCCTTGATATTGGTTTTTCCCATGCGATGCCTAATTTGTCAAATGTGGCCTTGTCACCGGGTCCGATACCGAGGTTTGCTCTTCCATTTGAAATCTCATCAAGGGTTGCTATGGCTGAGGCTGTTATTGCTGGGTTCCTAACATATGGGTTTGTTATACCTGGACCTATTCTGATGGTCTCGGTTTCTTTAGCAAGTAAGGCGAGGACCTGATATACGTACCTGTTGTTGTAGTGGTCTGTTATCCAAGCGTATTCAAAACCGACGTCCTCTGCCAATTTAACGACTTCAACTACCTCGTCTATTGGCATGCTTGGGACGATTTCGATACCAAATTTCATATATATCACCTTTGGGGTTATTATATTAGGGGATTCTTCTCATCCCCTTTTGTGGGGTTTTTTGCTTCCCTTCTAGATATGGTAGATATGTAGGGATGCTAATCATCCCCAGGCAACTTTTTTGGGAGTTTAAACTCCCAGATCTTTTTTGCTTTTCCCACCCACCTCTCCTGCTACAGCCCCTCACATATTGTGGGGGGAATTGTGCAGCAACTAATATATGAGTTTATCTGCAAAATAGAAATAATTTATGATTTAAAGGTAATCGAAAGTTTTAAATATTATTAACTGAACTGTTCATCATATTTTAAATTAGATGGACCCACACTTTTATCGTGAGGAGGAAAACCCATTAAATTGGTTTCGTGTTCTATAATTTTGGTTCAAGCCTTTTTATCATGAAGGCCATGAACCCTGCTATCATTGGGAATAAAAATAGGTATAACAATAATATTGCAACTGGGGGTAAAACTGACCCTTCCATTATTGTGGCGGCTGCTAGTAACATTACGAGAAATATCACAGGTCCAAGGATAGCTATAAACATGTATATCATGGTAAATGAGTTAAGCTTTTGGGAATAATCTCTAAGCTTCATCCTCATCTCATATGCCACATCATCTGCTATAATATTAAGGGTCTTGGCTAGGTCACCCCCACTTTCAAGTGTCCTTGTAATTTGATAAACGGCCCTATCCAAGCCCTCTGAGTTCACCCGGTTACACATTTCCCTTAGAGCATTCTCAGTACTTTCACCATATCTTATCTCTTCGAGGGTCCTTGCAAATTCTTCAGATAACGCCCCATAACCTGAAAGTGCCACTGAGCGCATACTATCATGGAGTCCTAATCCCGCTCTAAGTTCTGTTGCCATCTGTCTTAAAGCGAATGGTAATTGGCGTGATGCCTCCACGGACTTCCTGCCCTTTTGTAATTTTGGTGCAACTGTCAAGATTACTGATAAGGAAGTTACTGCGAACATTAATATTATGCCAATATCCAAGCCAAGGCCTAGTGTGACTGTTATCAGTAATAATATGAGGCCGGAAACGATTCCAAGCATTAGGAGTATTTTGGGGTCGAACTTCTTTTCTTCTTCTTTTAATAATTCTTCAAGTGAAGCTTCCATATACTTCCTTTCACTTTCTTTTTTCTCTTCTTCCAAGTGTTTGTCGGCTTCTATGAGTTCTTTAAATACTTCCACCTCATCAGGGGTCATCCTCATCCTTTCCATTATCATCGAGGTGCTTCTACGCCTTATAGTGCCCCTGAAATCACGTCTACCGGTGAAAGGTTGCCCTATGCTGCCTAGTTTCGCGGCTGGAGTTTTAACTCCTTCTTCCACCTTCTTACCCGCCTCTATTGTTATGCCGCCGAGTTTTTCAAAAATCTTTTTAAAAACCATTTTTAGACGCCCCCAATGGGGGGATTTCTCTTAGAGTATCTTCTCTAGAATCTCCTCGGGATTCTTATAATATCCATGGATATATTTGGCCACATTATCTATTGATCTTATATTCTCCTCAGCCATGTATTCTAGGACTAATCTTCTTCTCTCGATTTCTTCTTCTATTTCGGTTATACTCATGCCTCTTAGTTCTGCTATTTCTCTTAGGGTTTGGCTTGTTATACCAACGTATTCGACTTTGTCCGTGACGTTATCCCATTCGAATATCTTGTTTAATTGGATTCTATCCTCTTCCATGCCCACAACTTCGGCTACTTCGGTTATACGCCTTATTGAACGACCAGATGAACTGTACATCCTATTTTGCATTATTATGAAATCCAATGCGGGTATCATAATATTAGGGACGTTCATGGGCCTGTTTGTGAGCCTAGTGATGGTTTCCTGGGCTGTATTGGAGTGTAATGTTCCGAACCCTGAATGGCCAGTGTTTAAGGCCGTGAATAATGTTATGGCTTCGGGGCCCCTTACTTCTCCTACTATTATCCTGTCTGGTCTTTGTCGGAGGGAGTTTTTGACGAGGGTGTCCATGTCGATTTCGCCTTTTCCTTCTATGTTTGGGGGTCTTGTTTCCAATCTTAGAATATGTGGGTGTGGTAATTGAAGTTCGAGTGTGTCTTCGATTGTGATAACACGTTCACGGGGTGGTATGAATGCTGCTATTGTATTCAGGGTTGTTGTCTTACCTGAGCTTGTGCCACCTGCGATTATTGCGTTGCATGGTTTGGCTCCAAGGCCATCTGTACATACCCATAGGAAGGCTGCGAGATAAGATGATAATGTTTTGAAGTTGATGAGGTCTACGATGGTGTAGGGGTCTTTTTTGAATTTACGTACTGTTAGCGTGGGGCCATCTGGGGAGACTGGGGGGATGGTTGCGTTGACTCTTGAACCGTCGGGTAATCTTGCATCTAGGATTGGTGTTTGTTGGTCTATGCGTCTGCCTACCTGTCTCGCGATAAGATCAATTAGGGCTTTAATATCGTCAGCATCATCGAATATGAGGTTTGTTATCATCATACCTTTGTCTCTATGGTAGACGAAAACAGGTTTTTTCACGCCGATTATCATTATCTCTTCGAGGTTATCATCCCTTATGAGGGGGTCTATTTCACCGTAGCCTAGCATTTCTTGCACGATTTGCTTGGCGAGTCTGTCAATGTCTCGAATCCCCTTCATCCTGAGGAAGTTCTTAATCTCCCTCATGAGGGTTTTTTTGTCGATTTGGAATTCACCGCCGGTGGTTACAGCGGCTTCCACGACCTTTGTCCTTATTTCATTTATAAGTTCTCTTTCTTTATCGGAAAATTTTGGGAGGGAAACCTTGTATAATGGTATTAGTTCCTCTTCGATGATTTCAAATTCTTTAACATCTCCCATTTTAGGCTTTGAAGGTTTTCTCTGGATTATCTTATCGATGTCGAAAGTGCTTTCCTTTTCTGATTTAACTTTTCCATTTTCCACGTCGAGGCTGTCATCAGCGAATTCTCCAAGGATTTCCCTTAAAATCTCCTTCCTTTTATCCTTCATGAGAATCATTTTTTAATATGATGAATATCATATTTAAAGATTATATGGGATTAAAGTGTGAATGTGGGGGGGAATGCATACTAGATAAGAGATCCTTATTAGAAAAGATTCAAGATTTTTATAATGGATGTAAGGATTGTTATAACCCCCACCTAGATAAGGAAACCCCCATAGGGGATCAAGTGGATTTAGAGGCTATTAATAGGGAGTGGGGTAAATGCAAGTGT
This DNA window, taken from Methanothermobacter tenebrarum, encodes the following:
- the mer gene encoding 5,10-methylenetetrahydromethanopterin reductase, with amino-acid sequence MKFGIEIVPSMPIDEVVEVVKLAEDVGFEYAWITDHYNNRYVYQVLALLAKETETIRIGPGITNPYVRNPAITASAIATLDEISNGRANLGIGPGDKATFDKLGIAWEKPISRIKEAISIVRTLTAGEALDTGAKLDYKPVQEKIPVYMGAQGPMMLKTAGEVADGVLINASNPKDFEAAVPNIKEGAEAAGRSMDEIDVAAYTCTSVDEDPEKAANAAKIVVAFIAAGSPPFVLERHGLPADTQQKFGDLIAKGDFGGAIAAVDDALMEAFAIVGTPDDLVPKIEALGEMGVTQYVVGSPIGPDMKKSIKLVGDIIESF
- a CDS encoding type II secretion system F family protein is translated as MVFKKIFEKLGGITIEAGKKVEEGVKTPAAKLGSIGQPFTGRRDFRGTIRRRSTSMIMERMRMTPDEVEVFKELIEADKHLEEEKKESERKYMEASLEELLKEEEKKFDPKILLMLGIVSGLILLLITVTLGLGLDIGIILMFAVTSLSVILTVAPKLQKGRKSVEASRQLPFALRQMATELRAGLGLHDSMRSVALSGYGALSEEFARTLEEIRYGESTENALREMCNRVNSEGLDRAVYQITRTLESGGDLAKTLNIIADDVAYEMRMKLRDYSQKLNSFTMIYMFIAILGPVIFLVMLLAAATIMEGSVLPPVAILLLYLFLFPMIAGFMAFMIKRLEPKL
- a CDS encoding CpaF family protein; translated protein: MGDVKEFEIIEEELIPLYKVSLPKFSDKERELINEIRTKVVEAAVTTGGEFQIDKKTLMREIKNFLRMKGIRDIDRLAKQIVQEMLGYGEIDPLIRDDNLEEIMIIGVKKPVFVYHRDKGMMITNLIFDDADDIKALIDLIARQVGRRIDQQTPILDARLPDGSRVNATIPPVSPDGPTLTVRKFKKDPYTIVDLINFKTLSSYLAAFLWVCTDGLGAKPCNAIIAGGTSSGKTTTLNTIAAFIPPRERVITIEDTLELQLPHPHILRLETRPPNIEGKGEIDMDTLVKNSLRQRPDRIIVGEVRGPEAITLFTALNTGHSGFGTLHSNTAQETITRLTNRPMNVPNIMIPALDFIIMQNRMYSSSGRSIRRITEVAEVVGMEEDRIQLNKIFEWDNVTDKVEYVGITSQTLREIAELRGMSITEIEEEIERRRLVLEYMAEENIRSIDNVAKYIHGYYKNPEEILEKIL